One window of the Dreissena polymorpha isolate Duluth1 chromosome 5, UMN_Dpol_1.0, whole genome shotgun sequence genome contains the following:
- the LOC127880833 gene encoding uncharacterized protein LOC127880833 isoform X2 produces MEAISCAVSPDGDRIYVANRMRNTLVTLSRDGTVISTLTDPALDWRLLSVPPGLHVIDMGQVPVCGGLSHTVFIVDRDGRQRLTDVIAEKDDVRKPIAVFYSSQTGSLIVGMMDSHRMLVFKTQ; encoded by the exons atggaAG CCATATCCTGTGCAGTAAGTCCAGATGGAGACAGGATATATGTGGCCAACAGGATGAGAAATACATTAGTTACCCTGTCAAGGGATGGCACAGTGATCTCCACACTGACTGACCCGGCACTAGACTGGAGACTCTTAAGTGTCCCGCCTGGTCTCCATGTGATAGACATGGGGCAAGTCCCTGTGTGTGGAGGCTTGTCTCACACAGTCTTTATTGTTGACCGAGATGGGAGACAGAGATTAACAGATGTTATTGCCGAGAAAGATGATGTTAGGAAGCCAATTGCAGTATTTTACAGTTCACAAACAGGCTCACTTATCGTCGGAATGATGGACAGTCACAGAATGCTGGTGTTCAAGACCCAATAA
- the LOC127880833 gene encoding uncharacterized protein LOC127880833 isoform X1 codes for MQHHNQLYKKHMVLGRADLIRWPVTTATDDPLELCTRSTRAGKWKSSAKITMSCCAPSVIFRITTISCAVSPDGDRIYVANRMRNTLVTLSRDGTVISTLTDPALDWRLLSVPPGLHVIDMGQVPVCGGLSHTVFIVDRDGRQRLTDVIAEKDDVRKPIAVFYSSQTGSLIVGMMDSHRMLVFKTQ; via the exons ATGCAACACCACAATCAGCTCTATAAAAAACACATGGTACTTGGGAGAGCAGATTTGATCCGGTGGCCAGTTACCACGGCAACTGATGATCCACTAGAACTGTGCACAAGGAGCACAAGGGCAGGAAAATGGAAGTCTTCTGCGAAGATCACAATGAGTTGCTGTGCACCGTCTGTCATCTTCAGAATCACAA CCATATCCTGTGCAGTAAGTCCAGATGGAGACAGGATATATGTGGCCAACAGGATGAGAAATACATTAGTTACCCTGTCAAGGGATGGCACAGTGATCTCCACACTGACTGACCCGGCACTAGACTGGAGACTCTTAAGTGTCCCGCCTGGTCTCCATGTGATAGACATGGGGCAAGTCCCTGTGTGTGGAGGCTTGTCTCACACAGTCTTTATTGTTGACCGAGATGGGAGACAGAGATTAACAGATGTTATTGCCGAGAAAGATGATGTTAGGAAGCCAATTGCAGTATTTTACAGTTCACAAACAGGCTCACTTATCGTCGGAATGATGGACAGTCACAGAATGCTGGTGTTCAAGACCCAATAA